The following are encoded together in the Macadamia integrifolia cultivar HAES 741 chromosome 10, SCU_Mint_v3, whole genome shotgun sequence genome:
- the LOC122091594 gene encoding aquaporin-5-like, with translation MATNPVFANDEESLYHKVQIQPFSSTPRNSLGLYSFEDDNIGVHGKTQEPTSLSERLGLEELSSLETWRASIGELLGTATLVFALDTIYISSYESNTATPNIVEPVFIALIVTILILATSSVSGGHLNPIISFSAALVGLISMSRAAIYISAQCIGAVLGALALTAVVNNKIQNAFSLAGCTLSVSTMGPNGPTTATIETAPALWLEIICTFVLLFSCVWVAFDHRQAQAQARGPVSLFSGIGIVVGVLVFVSVTLTKNKGYAGVGMNPARCLGPAIVRGGLLWDRHWVFWVGPFIACVAFYMYTKVIPRQHFQAREFRYDIFTTLSQASRGRALGTPKPPA, from the exons ATGGCAACAAATCCAGTGTTTGCGAATGATGAAGAGAGTCTCTACCACAAAGTCCAAATTCAACCTTTCTCTTCTACACCAAG aaattctTTGGGTCTTTACAGCTTCGAAGACGATAATATCGGAGTTCATGGGAAGACGCAAGAGCCTACCAGTTTGAGTGAAAGGCTTGGATTGGAAGAATTGTCTTCGTTGGAG ACGTGGCGAGCATCTATAGGAGAACTACTGGGCACAGCCACCTTGGTTTTTGCACTGGACACAATCTATATCTCCTCCTACGAGAGCAACACAGCAACACCAAACATCGTAGAGCCAGTCTTCATAGCCCTTATCGTCACAATCCTGATCCTTGCCACCTCCTCAGTCTCCGGCGGCCACCTCAACCCTATCATCTCCTTCTCCGCCGCCCTCGTGGGCCTCATCTCTATGTCTCGAGCTGCCATTTACATTTCAGCCCAATGCATCGGTGCCGTGCTCGGCGCCCTGGCACTGACGGCTGTGGTCAACAACAAAATCCAGAATGCCTTCTCCCTTGCCGGCTGCACCCTCTCCGTCAGCACAATGGGCCCAAATGGGCCCACCACTGCAACCATTGAGACTGCCCCAGCGCTTTGGCTTGAGATCATATGCACGTTCGTGTTACTTTTCTCTTGCGTATGGGTTGCATTTGATCATCGACAAGCCCAGGCCCAGGCCCGTGGGCCTGTCAGTTTGTTTTCAGGCATTGGCATCGTTGTAGGGGTGTTGGTATTTGTGTCGGTGACGCTGACGAAGAATAAGGGGTACGCTGGTGTAGGGATGAACCCTGCACGGTGTCTTGGACCGGCTATTGTCAGAGGAGGACTCCTGTGGGACAGACACTGGGTCTTCTGGGTGGGCCCATTTATAGCTTGCGTGGCGTTTTATATGTACACGAAGGTCATACCACGTCAGCATTTCCAAGCGCGAGAGTTCCGTTACGATATCTTCACCACCTTATCACAAGCAAGTCGCGGTAGAGCGTTAGGCACGCCAAAGCCTCCAGCTTGA
- the LOC122091126 gene encoding uncharacterized protein LOC122091126 isoform X1, which yields MGVFTFVPTMTATPKKESPKCKRKQQKQVKQPSSWDQIKSLLTCKQIEASQVQDPSKNIVVGYTKLGSSCRSICSFRDVVHGNTRVMHRSDNSPESSSLGQETALLSRKPGTGSSTRLLASTRSNNGGTYSSSSSSSASSRGMHLRKLSGCYECHTIIDPSRYPSSRTTICACPQCGEVFPKIESLDLHQAVKHAVMELGPDDSGRNIVEIIFKSSWLKIDNPICKIERILKVHNSQRTIQRFEDCRDAVKARVTSNVKKNPRCAADGNELLRFHCTTLSCALGARGSSTLCGYIPGCGVCTIIRQGFSGKAHDGKGVHTTASSGRAHDSLMVGSAEGRRAMLVCRVIAGRVKRIAEEAPPEEESGSTTGMYDSVAGIARAYTNLEELFVFNPRAILPCFVVIYKALD from the exons atggGTGTTTTCACTTTCGTACCAACCATGACTGcaacacccaaaaaagaaagccCTAAATGTAAACGGAAACAGCAGAAGCAAGTCAAGCAACCCTCTTCTTGGGATCAAATCAAGAGCTTACTTACATGCAAACAGATCGAAGCTTCACAAGTCCAAGACCCTTCAAAGAACATCGTCGTTGGGTACACCAAACTGGGCTCTTCCTGTAGATCTATCTGTAGTTTCCGAGACGTAGTTCACGGGAACACAAGAGTAATGCACAGGTCTGATAACTCACCGGAAAGCAGCTCTCTAGGTCAAGAAACAGCTCTTCTTAGCCGGAAACCGGGGACCGGATCGTCAACTCGCTTGTTAGCTTCAACGAGGTCTAACAATGGAGGAacttactcttcttcttcttcttcttctgcttcttctagAGGAATGCATTTGAGGAAGCTTTCAGGTTGTTATGAGTGTCATACCATTATTGATCCTAGCAG GTATCCATCTTCAAGGACAACTATCTGTGCTTGCCCTCAATGTGGAGAGGTCTTCCCCAAGATAGAAAGCCTGGATCTTCATCAAGCAGTCAAGCATGCTG ttATGGAGCTGGGACCTGACGATTCAGGGCGTAACATAGTAGAGATAATCTTCAAATCGAGCTGGTTGAAGATCGACAATCCGATCTGCAAGATCGAACGGATACTAAAGGTTCACAATAGCCAAAGGACAATCCAACGGTTCGAAGATTGCAGGGACGCAGTCAAGGCACGTGTGACCAGTAACGTGAAGAAGAACCCCAGGTGCGCCGCCGACGGGAACGAGCTGCTAAGGTTCCACTGCACCACCCTAAGCTGCGCACTAGGCGCACGAGGATCCTCAACCCTCTGTGGCTACATTCCAGGATGCGGCGTCTGCACCATCATCAGGCAAGGGTTCTCGGGGAAGGCGCACGATGGCAAGGGGGTGCACACTACCGCCAGCAGTGGTAGGGCCCACGACTCGCTCATGGTTGGTAGTGCCGAGGGAAGACGGGCCATGCTGGTTTGCCGGGTGATCGCGGGAAGGGTGAAGCGTATCGCGGAGGAGGCACCGCCAGAGGAGGAGAGTGGGTCTACCACCGGAATGTACGATTCCGTCGCCGGGATTGCCAGGGCATACACGAATCTCGAGGAACTCTTTGTTTTCAATCCTAGGGCTATTCTTCCATGTTTCGTCGTCATATACAAAGCTCTAGACTGA
- the LOC122091126 gene encoding uncharacterized protein LOC122091126 isoform X2 yields MGVFTFVPTMTATPKKESPKCKRKQQKQVKQPSSWDQIKSLLTCKQIEASQVQDPSKNIVVGYTKLGSSCRSICSFRDVVHGNTRVMHRSDNSPESSSLGQETALLSRKPGTGSSTRLLASTRSNNGGTYSSSSSSSASSRGMHLRKLSGCYECHTIIDPSRTTICACPQCGEVFPKIESLDLHQAVKHAVMELGPDDSGRNIVEIIFKSSWLKIDNPICKIERILKVHNSQRTIQRFEDCRDAVKARVTSNVKKNPRCAADGNELLRFHCTTLSCALGARGSSTLCGYIPGCGVCTIIRQGFSGKAHDGKGVHTTASSGRAHDSLMVGSAEGRRAMLVCRVIAGRVKRIAEEAPPEEESGSTTGMYDSVAGIARAYTNLEELFVFNPRAILPCFVVIYKALD; encoded by the exons atggGTGTTTTCACTTTCGTACCAACCATGACTGcaacacccaaaaaagaaagccCTAAATGTAAACGGAAACAGCAGAAGCAAGTCAAGCAACCCTCTTCTTGGGATCAAATCAAGAGCTTACTTACATGCAAACAGATCGAAGCTTCACAAGTCCAAGACCCTTCAAAGAACATCGTCGTTGGGTACACCAAACTGGGCTCTTCCTGTAGATCTATCTGTAGTTTCCGAGACGTAGTTCACGGGAACACAAGAGTAATGCACAGGTCTGATAACTCACCGGAAAGCAGCTCTCTAGGTCAAGAAACAGCTCTTCTTAGCCGGAAACCGGGGACCGGATCGTCAACTCGCTTGTTAGCTTCAACGAGGTCTAACAATGGAGGAacttactcttcttcttcttcttcttctgcttcttctagAGGAATGCATTTGAGGAAGCTTTCAGGTTGTTATGAGTGTCATACCATTATTGATCCTAGCAG GACAACTATCTGTGCTTGCCCTCAATGTGGAGAGGTCTTCCCCAAGATAGAAAGCCTGGATCTTCATCAAGCAGTCAAGCATGCTG ttATGGAGCTGGGACCTGACGATTCAGGGCGTAACATAGTAGAGATAATCTTCAAATCGAGCTGGTTGAAGATCGACAATCCGATCTGCAAGATCGAACGGATACTAAAGGTTCACAATAGCCAAAGGACAATCCAACGGTTCGAAGATTGCAGGGACGCAGTCAAGGCACGTGTGACCAGTAACGTGAAGAAGAACCCCAGGTGCGCCGCCGACGGGAACGAGCTGCTAAGGTTCCACTGCACCACCCTAAGCTGCGCACTAGGCGCACGAGGATCCTCAACCCTCTGTGGCTACATTCCAGGATGCGGCGTCTGCACCATCATCAGGCAAGGGTTCTCGGGGAAGGCGCACGATGGCAAGGGGGTGCACACTACCGCCAGCAGTGGTAGGGCCCACGACTCGCTCATGGTTGGTAGTGCCGAGGGAAGACGGGCCATGCTGGTTTGCCGGGTGATCGCGGGAAGGGTGAAGCGTATCGCGGAGGAGGCACCGCCAGAGGAGGAGAGTGGGTCTACCACCGGAATGTACGATTCCGTCGCCGGGATTGCCAGGGCATACACGAATCTCGAGGAACTCTTTGTTTTCAATCCTAGGGCTATTCTTCCATGTTTCGTCGTCATATACAAAGCTCTAGACTGA